The Kineothrix sp. MB12-C1 genome includes a window with the following:
- a CDS encoding BclA C-terminal domain-containing protein: MSLPRFPELTTSISRDEAVNLILTSIAMEELGLSHIINTEGEKIQYALGTLPGMDGSDATIEEILEVNRNVRDILDGTMQNQLLLKAKMERALSASTMEGPPGPPGPEGPQGPEGPQGPEGSTGPQGPEGPQGPIGATGPEGPQGPIGATGPEGPEGPQGPIGATGPEGPEGPQGPIGATGPEGPEGPQGPIGATGPEGPEGPQGPEGPTPTQTAFFAFQDAGTYTLDLLINGGTPIDLDTEVSSLGITPIAGNTQFQVTDAGTYLVAYTVDVTVDNPPIGVAISAGALPTPTVYLPSITDSVTGENLLSASLTCLIQLLANAVISLILFGGSGDIATLGQGASLTIIKLN, from the coding sequence ATGTCATTACCAAGATTTCCGGAGTTAACAACTTCCATCAGCCGCGATGAAGCAGTAAATCTTATCTTGACCTCCATTGCCATGGAGGAATTGGGACTGAGCCATATTATAAATACCGAAGGAGAAAAAATTCAGTATGCACTTGGAACACTTCCAGGTATGGACGGTTCCGATGCAACCATTGAAGAAATTCTAGAGGTAAACAGGAATGTACGTGATATTTTGGATGGAACCATGCAGAACCAGCTTCTTTTGAAGGCAAAGATGGAACGTGCCCTTTCCGCATCCACTATGGAAGGCCCTCCTGGTCCTCCCGGTCCGGAAGGCCCTCAGGGTCCAGAAGGTCCTCAGGGTCCGGAAGGATCAACAGGCCCTCAGGGTCCAGAAGGTCCTCAGGGCCCGATAGGAGCAACAGGTCCGGAAGGTCCCCAGGGTCCGATAGGAGCAACAGGTCCGGAAGGTCCAGAAGGTCCTCAGGGTCCGATAGGAGCAACAGGTCCGGAAGGCCCGGAAGGTCCCCAGGGTCCGATAGGAGCAACAGGTCCGGAAGGTCCGGAAGGTCCTCAGGGCCCGATAGGAGCAACAGGTCCGGAAGGTCCAGAAGGCCCTCAAGGCCCAGAAGGCCCCACTCCAACGCAAACCGCTTTTTTTGCCTTTCAAGATGCGGGAACCTATACACTAGATCTATTGATTAATGGGGGAACACCTATAGACCTCGATACCGAGGTCAGTTCTCTTGGTATTACCCCGATTGCAGGAAACACGCAATTCCAGGTAACTGACGCTGGAACCTATCTAGTTGCTTACACGGTTGATGTAACGGTTGATAACCCGCCGATTGGCGTTGCTATATCTGCCGGAGCGCTGCCCACGCCCACAGTTTATCTACCATCTATTACAGATTCTGTGACAGGCGAGAATCTTCTTTCTGCCTCTTTGACTTGCCTTATACAATTGCTGGCCAATGCCGTCATTTCGCTTATATTATTTGGTGGATCAGGGGATATTGCAACTCTCGGGCAAGGCGCTTCGCTTACGATTATAAAGCTGAATTAA
- a CDS encoding DUF6908 domain-containing protein, with protein sequence MSKVTILADLYKKSVQEYTKSPAEWKGLLSCAARYYKRSFDNAVLIYAQRPDATQLATFDEWHDRRINRSINRGAKGIAVIDMANPTASLKHLFDIMDTNGDEQSFKRVLSYLWELEDQYKPSLLVKFHEKYHTPTSGIELCLYKLVQQRARQFLPKYMENFKVCDESSVLYDAPIEAVKVEFTELVTDSVAYTVFQKCGLSAELFERNAFENISHFNSLELFMAMGSCTVSLARPILKEVYQEIQQIKSERSQIYENRTVNEPQLPAGRGRPDVPRTANLEERGNRPDAGRQIREPVEELHAGESPAPPVGAGGTGQNQRNDSESGRGSREPQRASDTGASHGPADAGHRGYAGESRSHEHDNLHSGGNRNQRIGTATPITQTAEPPTDGKQPSVGGFFAVPPKSEPEASASIPSETVQPLDEEEISDLIDVVLCADDLTPDTREWVSEIYKFFEGGHKQTTKAKILKAFYGKLDTEYMTKTGDYILNIRADSEGLIFETEGQQFAASYAELTNRIDQLILMGAYPYSSADSMLDDFSIPDEMGEMQGAADEDEPEMEFESSETADSRYIHSFLRDQSKSLYLQQTIQHYFEGEQDTDLRADFVRRTYGGGRREIELDGILIKARTYDDGLHLHILESEESVKIHLTWEQVAANIALLIADNLYVNPNTPAPPSKQEIIDDILRSSAGFVGGKQRIYQAMVSFPGKKDRVAVLKKEHGTGGYSGGLENGGHKRLNYDGKVISIDYQHDGVEINENWTWDRAETRIMELVRQDQYLTEEDKAELEAQGKPLYIPAPESAQEAPDRQLTLFDMTPVAQDSYEDSTDDNNDSVIDGNSDEPQSLPFAEGDRIYYHDRVVEIVKFLHDGRTVEIGDISQLKNLNSLKITERVPLSELADCKPLKDHYTQGELASMVVEAVQSGNDSEEIKAAIQGVALVNQSNEEYNHAVKDDFHARAWGEGFNYRYSPDHHLYDGGPKTKCRNNIEAIRLLKELQAQGRLATAEERITLARFVGWGGLANALTPDKSGWEKEYAEIKGLLTDEEFQAAQKSTLTSYYTEQGVISHIYKGLENMGFRGGNILDPALGTGNFFSVLPDSMGGSKLYGCEIDPVPGHIAKHLYPDADIQVTGFEQTAFSDHFFDVMVGNVPFNSIKVDDPRYNKYNLPIHDYFIAKSLDKVRPGGMLALITSKFTMDKANSKMRKYIGGKAELLGAIRLPNNAFKQVAGTEATTDILFLKKREREIVPDEENSPWLSVEQNADGIPMNSYFIDHPEMVLGEMVFDESMFGNEKTTACHPIPGEDLNERLERAISYLDGEYIEATSEYEDEKEMLPESIPADPNVRNFSYGLVDSELYYRENSRMYKQNITGRKAERIRGMLEVTAAIRSLIDFQNSEYADLHELPTMEYEKQLQEHIAHLNHVYDAFVKKQGYLNSYANVMAFSRDSNAPLLRSIEAEQKDQKDVWEKTAIFYKATIKPKVMPKTVHSAEEALMVSLNVKGKLDLAYMSWLYQRPDHRKATPDEIIEELGDRIYQDPEDYTDNPHTGWKTADEYLSGYVRDKLTSAILKAEEKPERFRRNVEALKLVQPVPLTPQDISFTLGSTWIPPEIYQQFMYDTFQTAPGNQAGRFGIFLEFSRYSGAYHINNKSAERTSVTVNQSYGTDRMNAYDILETTLNLRPVEVKDPVDYIDPDTGEEKTKYVLNKKETILAREKQAEIKMAFESWLFADPERGASLTKLYNDRFNNIRPREYNGDDLLLPDMAEGITLRKHQRDVIAHGLYGDGNLLMAHEVGAGKTYAAIGLGYEMKRLGAIHKPLYAVPNHLVGEWATHYMKMYPNANILVAEKKDFEKKNRRRFVSRIATGEYDAVIMGHSSFELIGLSRERQLAAMEAEIEAITDAIAEQKFRAGKDWTLKQMEIFKSNLQFRYDRLFKAEKKDDVVSFEELGVDALFVDEAHAYKNNFSYTKMRNVAGITGVSSQRAMDMHQKCQYINELNDGRGVVYLTGTPISNTMAELYVLQKTLQPKALEERGLLMFDSWASTYGVIESSLEIKPEGSGYQMKNRFAKFHNLPELMNMFLMIADIKTADMLDLPTPKLETGAVQVIKAEITPEQKRIVMELAERAEKIRNGEVDSSEDNFLKLTLEARLLSTDPRAIDPELPDDPNTKLNVCARKAAEIYHETAENRLTQLIFCDMSTPKGDGSFNFYEATKDVLVAQGVKPEEITFIHDARTDVQREQLFEKVRTGEIRILMGSTGKMGTGMNVQNKLIALHHLDVPWRPSDLIQRNGRILRQGNDNPEISIFNYITEQTFDAYLWQILEQKQRYISQIMTGRSTLRSCEDVDSTMLQYAEFKALAVSDPRIKEKMETDNEISRLTVLKSSWQSQRNSLQYDISKRYPHEITSTEKKIVKMTADLEAYRQNKPAEFQMVIDGRTHEERTKAAEHFMVRSRKLGREVGDTLDMGSYAGFSVSLQRGMMSSVRIVLDGQRGYATDMGESALGNITRIENLAEHIAGDLEVSHGELADLHRQLEAAKLESQKLFPNEEKLAQLQRKKVELDLALEFKDSADEILEPDEDSTEAPEEEPNGEESTAVRTQPPSARLTLEQKLYQKLAVFAGPILDGDAYYMKLKSDGFEDLVLEAIGNGEYSIAHYYTQNGDAMRDPEITFTIDKRNMSIHPTSFLQDNVGLFYETAQAKPSMVQDLKEFMSQWFTNIAGQGFEPEKVSVYASEDEEENEFDR encoded by the coding sequence TTGAGCAAGGTAACCATTCTGGCCGACCTATATAAAAAGTCGGTACAGGAATATACGAAAAGCCCTGCGGAGTGGAAAGGTCTGCTGTCCTGTGCGGCAAGGTACTATAAGCGATCTTTTGACAACGCCGTTCTGATTTACGCCCAGCGCCCCGACGCCACTCAGCTTGCCACCTTTGACGAGTGGCATGACAGGCGGATTAACCGCAGCATTAACAGAGGGGCAAAGGGTATTGCGGTCATTGACATGGCAAACCCCACCGCCAGCTTAAAGCATTTGTTTGATATTATGGATACCAATGGTGACGAACAGAGCTTCAAACGGGTTTTAAGCTATCTGTGGGAGCTGGAGGATCAGTACAAGCCCAGCCTGCTGGTTAAATTCCATGAAAAGTACCATACCCCTACCTCCGGCATAGAGCTGTGCCTGTATAAACTGGTACAGCAGAGAGCGCGGCAGTTTTTACCGAAGTACATGGAAAACTTCAAGGTATGCGACGAAAGCAGTGTGCTTTACGATGCGCCCATCGAAGCGGTGAAAGTGGAATTTACTGAGCTTGTCACCGACAGCGTCGCCTACACCGTGTTTCAAAAATGCGGGCTTTCCGCAGAGCTGTTTGAGCGGAATGCCTTTGAGAATATCAGTCACTTTAACAGCTTGGAGCTATTTATGGCAATGGGAAGCTGTACGGTTTCCCTTGCCAGACCCATCCTGAAAGAAGTTTATCAGGAAATTCAGCAGATCAAAAGCGAAAGGAGCCAAATTTATGAGAACCGAACCGTTAATGAACCTCAGTTACCGGCAGGGCGAGGACGGCCTGATGTACCCCGAACTGCAAATCTCGAAGAACGCGGAAACCGACCGGACGCCGGTAGGCAGATTCGGGAGCCTGTGGAAGAACTTCATGCTGGAGAATCACCCGCACCGCCTGTCGGAGCTGGTGGCACAGGGCAAAATCAACGAAATGATTCTGAAAGTGGACGAGGAAGCCGAGAACCGCAAAGAGCGTCTGATACAGGAGCTTCTCACGGTCCAGCCGATGCCGGACACCGAGGATACGCTGGAGAGAGCCGGTCACATGAGCATGATAACCTCCACAGCGGAGGAAATCGTAATCAGCGAATTGGTACTGCAACCCCGATAACACAAACCGCAGAGCCGCCCACAGATGGTAAACAGCCGTCTGTGGGCGGCTTTTTTGCTGTCCCGCCGAAATCAGAGCCGGAGGCTTCGGCTTCGATACCATCCGAAACGGTCCAGCCGTTGGATGAGGAAGAAATCTCCGACCTCATTGATGTGGTGCTTTGCGCCGATGACCTGACACCTGATACGCGGGAATGGGTATCGGAGATTTACAAATTCTTTGAGGGCGGTCATAAGCAGACCACCAAGGCAAAAATTCTGAAAGCCTTTTACGGCAAGCTGGATACGGAGTACATGACCAAAACCGGCGACTACATCCTGAATATCCGTGCCGACAGCGAAGGTCTGATCTTTGAAACAGAGGGACAGCAGTTTGCTGCCAGCTATGCAGAGCTTACAAACCGCATTGATCAACTCATTTTGATGGGTGCTTACCCGTACAGCTCCGCCGACAGCATGCTTGACGATTTCTCCATACCGGATGAAATGGGCGAGATGCAGGGCGCGGCGGATGAAGATGAGCCGGAAATGGAGTTTGAATCCTCGGAAACTGCCGACAGCCGGTATATCCATTCCTTCTTGCGGGATCAGTCCAAGTCACTGTATCTCCAACAAACCATTCAGCATTACTTTGAGGGGGAGCAGGATACTGACCTGAGAGCTGATTTTGTTCGTAGAACTTACGGTGGTGGCAGACGGGAAATTGAACTGGATGGGATTCTGATAAAAGCGAGGACTTATGATGACGGTCTGCATCTTCATATCCTTGAATCGGAGGAAAGCGTTAAAATTCACCTGACATGGGAACAGGTTGCCGCCAATATTGCACTGCTCATAGCAGACAACCTCTATGTAAATCCCAATACGCCTGCACCTCCCTCCAAACAGGAAATCATTGATGACATCCTGAGAAGCAGTGCCGGTTTTGTAGGTGGCAAGCAGCGGATTTATCAGGCAATGGTATCTTTTCCGGGCAAGAAAGACCGTGTTGCTGTATTGAAAAAAGAGCATGGCACCGGCGGCTACTCCGGCGGTCTGGAAAATGGCGGCCATAAGCGGCTCAATTATGATGGAAAAGTGATTTCCATTGACTATCAGCATGACGGAGTGGAAATTAACGAGAATTGGACTTGGGACAGAGCAGAAACTCGAATTATGGAGCTGGTTCGGCAGGATCAGTATTTGACCGAGGAAGATAAGGCGGAACTGGAGGCACAGGGTAAACCCCTCTATATTCCTGCCCCTGAATCGGCGCAGGAGGCTCCTGACCGGCAGCTTACATTATTCGATATGACTCCCGTTGCACAGGACAGCTACGAAGATAGCACGGACGATAACAATGATAGTGTAATTGACGGAAATTCCGACGAGCCGCAGTCCCTGCCGTTTGCGGAGGGCGACCGTATTTACTACCATGACCGGGTAGTTGAGATTGTCAAATTCCTGCATGACGGCCGCACGGTTGAAATCGGTGATATTTCTCAGCTTAAAAACCTGAACAGCCTGAAAATTACGGAGCGTGTGCCGCTCTCCGAGCTTGCGGACTGTAAGCCCCTGAAAGACCATTATACCCAAGGTGAGCTTGCTTCTATGGTGGTGGAGGCGGTACAAAGCGGCAATGACAGTGAAGAAATCAAGGCGGCAATCCAAGGCGTAGCCCTTGTCAATCAGTCCAATGAGGAATACAACCACGCTGTTAAGGATGATTTCCATGCCCGTGCATGGGGCGAGGGCTTCAATTACCGCTATTCCCCTGACCACCACCTGTATGACGGCGGCCCGAAAACTAAGTGCAGAAACAATATTGAGGCCATCCGTCTGCTGAAAGAATTGCAGGCGCAGGGGCGCCTGGCTACCGCCGAGGAACGGATTACCCTTGCTCGGTTTGTAGGCTGGGGCGGTCTTGCCAATGCCCTGACACCGGATAAAAGCGGTTGGGAAAAGGAATACGCGGAAATCAAAGGGCTGTTGACCGATGAGGAATTTCAGGCGGCGCAGAAAAGCACCCTGACCTCCTATTACACAGAGCAGGGCGTTATCAGCCACATTTATAAGGGTTTGGAGAACATGGGCTTTCGGGGTGGGAACATCTTAGACCCCGCCCTTGGTACAGGAAACTTTTTCTCCGTGCTGCCGGACAGTATGGGCGGTTCTAAGCTCTACGGCTGTGAAATCGACCCCGTCCCCGGCCATATCGCCAAGCACCTTTACCCCGACGCGGATATTCAGGTGACAGGCTTTGAACAGACGGCTTTTTCCGACCATTTCTTTGATGTCATGGTGGGCAACGTGCCGTTCAACTCCATTAAGGTGGATGATCCGCGCTACAACAAATATAACCTCCCCATCCATGATTATTTTATTGCCAAGTCGCTGGATAAGGTTCGTCCGGGCGGTATGCTGGCGCTGATTACCTCCAAATTCACCATGGATAAAGCCAACTCAAAGATGCGCAAATACATCGGAGGAAAAGCAGAGCTGCTTGGCGCAATCCGCCTGCCGAATAACGCTTTTAAGCAGGTCGCCGGAACGGAAGCCACCACGGATATTTTGTTCCTCAAAAAGCGGGAACGAGAAATTGTGCCGGACGAAGAAAACAGCCCGTGGCTTTCTGTGGAGCAAAATGCAGACGGCATCCCTATGAACAGCTATTTTATTGACCACCCGGAAATGGTGCTGGGTGAAATGGTATTTGACGAGTCCATGTTCGGCAACGAAAAGACCACCGCCTGCCACCCTATCCCCGGAGAGGACTTGAACGAACGGCTGGAACGCGCCATTTCCTATCTGGACGGCGAGTACATCGAAGCCACCTCGGAATACGAGGACGAAAAAGAAATGCTGCCGGAGTCTATCCCTGCCGACCCTAACGTGCGCAATTTCAGCTATGGGCTGGTGGATAGTGAACTGTATTACCGGGAAAATTCCAGAATGTACAAACAGAATATCACCGGACGGAAAGCCGAGCGTATCCGGGGTATGCTGGAGGTTACGGCAGCCATCCGCAGTCTGATTGATTTTCAGAACAGCGAATATGCCGATCTCCATGAGCTGCCCACTATGGAATACGAAAAGCAGCTTCAGGAGCATATCGCCCATCTAAACCATGTTTATGATGCCTTTGTAAAAAAGCAGGGGTATCTCAATTCCTACGCCAACGTCATGGCGTTTTCGAGGGATTCCAATGCGCCGCTGCTCCGATCCATTGAAGCGGAGCAGAAAGACCAAAAGGACGTATGGGAAAAGACGGCTATCTTTTATAAAGCCACCATCAAGCCCAAGGTTATGCCGAAAACGGTGCATTCCGCAGAAGAAGCCCTGATGGTTTCCCTTAATGTCAAAGGCAAATTAGACCTTGCCTATATGTCCTGGCTCTATCAGCGTCCCGATCACCGCAAAGCGACTCCAGACGAAATCATAGAGGAGCTGGGCGATAGGATTTACCAAGACCCGGAGGATTACACCGACAATCCGCATACCGGCTGGAAAACCGCTGATGAGTATTTAAGCGGTTATGTAAGAGATAAGCTGACATCTGCCATCTTAAAGGCGGAGGAAAAACCGGAACGGTTCAGGCGCAACGTGGAAGCCCTCAAGCTGGTACAGCCCGTACCCCTGACCCCGCAGGACATCAGCTTCACGCTGGGTTCTACATGGATTCCCCCGGAGATTTATCAGCAGTTTATGTACGATACCTTCCAGACCGCACCGGGCAATCAAGCGGGGCGGTTTGGTATTTTTCTTGAATTTTCCCGTTACAGCGGCGCTTATCATATCAACAATAAAAGTGCAGAACGCACCTCTGTCACGGTCAACCAGTCCTACGGAACAGACCGCATGAACGCCTATGACATACTGGAAACCACCCTGAATCTGCGCCCGGTGGAGGTCAAAGACCCGGTAGACTACATTGACCCGGATACTGGCGAGGAAAAGACCAAATATGTTCTCAATAAAAAGGAAACCATACTGGCCCGTGAAAAACAGGCCGAAATCAAAATGGCCTTTGAAAGCTGGCTGTTTGCCGACCCGGAGCGCGGCGCAAGTCTGACCAAGCTCTATAATGACCGTTTTAATAACATCAGGCCCCGTGAATACAATGGCGATGATTTGCTTCTGCCGGATATGGCCGAGGGGATTACCCTGCGCAAGCACCAGCGGGATGTCATTGCCCACGGCCTTTACGGGGACGGCAATCTGCTGATGGCGCACGAGGTAGGAGCCGGGAAAACCTATGCCGCCATCGGGTTGGGTTATGAAATGAAACGGCTGGGGGCGATTCATAAGCCCCTGTATGCAGTGCCGAATCATCTCGTTGGCGAATGGGCGACCCATTACATGAAGATGTACCCCAACGCCAATATTCTGGTGGCGGAGAAAAAGGATTTCGAGAAAAAGAACCGCCGCCGTTTTGTCAGCCGGATTGCCACCGGGGAATACGATGCCGTTATTATGGGGCATAGCAGCTTTGAACTGATCGGTTTATCCAGAGAACGGCAGCTTGCCGCTATGGAAGCGGAGATTGAGGCCATTACCGATGCTATCGCAGAACAGAAATTCCGTGCAGGCAAGGACTGGACGCTCAAGCAGATGGAGATTTTCAAATCCAATCTCCAGTTCCGCTACGACCGGTTATTTAAGGCGGAGAAGAAAGATGATGTTGTCAGTTTTGAGGAATTGGGCGTAGATGCTCTGTTTGTGGATGAAGCTCATGCCTACAAAAACAACTTTTCTTACACTAAAATGCGAAACGTGGCGGGGATCACCGGGGTCAGCAGCCAGCGCGCCATGGATATGCACCAGAAATGCCAGTACATCAATGAGCTGAATGACGGCCGGGGTGTGGTGTATCTTACCGGTACGCCCATCTCCAACACCATGGCGGAGCTGTATGTTCTGCAAAAAACCTTGCAGCCGAAAGCGCTGGAGGAACGCGGACTGCTGATGTTTGATAGCTGGGCAAGCACCTACGGCGTGATTGAATCCTCTCTGGAAATCAAGCCGGAGGGCAGCGGCTATCAGATGAAAAACCGGTTTGCAAAGTTCCACAATTTGCCTGAGTTAATGAATATGTTCCTGATGATTGCCGACATCAAAACCGCCGATATGCTGGATTTGCCTACTCCGAAGCTGGAAACCGGTGCGGTGCAGGTCATCAAGGCGGAAATCACACCGGAGCAAAAGCGTATCGTGATGGAGCTTGCGGAACGGGCGGAGAAAATCCGAAACGGTGAGGTGGACAGCTCTGAAGACAATTTCCTAAAGCTCACATTAGAAGCCCGCCTGCTGTCTACCGACCCAAGAGCCATTGACCCGGAATTGCCGGACGATCCCAATACCAAGCTCAATGTCTGCGCCCGGAAAGCGGCGGAGATTTACCATGAAACCGCTGAAAACCGGCTGACCCAGCTTATCTTCTGTGATATGAGTACGCCAAAGGGCGATGGCAGCTTTAATTTCTATGAAGCCACCAAGGATGTTCTGGTCGCGCAGGGCGTGAAGCCGGAGGAAATCACCTTTATCCATGACGCCCGGACAGATGTACAGCGGGAACAGCTATTTGAAAAGGTCCGCACCGGCGAAATACGCATCCTCATGGGCAGCACCGGCAAAATGGGAACAGGCATGAACGTCCAAAACAAGTTAATCGCACTCCATCATTTAGATGTGCCGTGGCGTCCCTCCGACCTGATCCAGCGCAACGGGCGCATTCTCCGTCAGGGCAACGATAACCCGGAAATCTCTATTTTTAATTACATCACGGAACAGACCTTTGATGCGTACCTATGGCAGATTTTAGAACAGAAACAGCGGTATATCAGCCAGATTATGACCGGCCGTTCCACCCTCCGAAGCTGTGAGGATGTGGACAGCACCATGCTCCAATACGCCGAGTTTAAGGCCCTTGCCGTTTCTGATCCAAGGATTAAGGAAAAGATGGAAACGGACAACGAAATCAGCCGTCTGACGGTGTTGAAATCCTCATGGCAGAGCCAGCGTAACAGCCTGCAATACGATATTTCCAAGCGTTATCCCCATGAAATCACAAGTACGGAAAAGAAGATTGTAAAAATGACCGCCGACCTTGAAGCCTACCGGCAGAATAAACCGGCTGAGTTTCAGATGGTAATTGACGGAAGAACCCATGAGGAGCGAACCAAAGCTGCCGAGCATTTTATGGTGCGCTCCCGCAAGCTGGGGCGTGAAGTGGGCGATACACTGGATATGGGCAGCTATGCGGGCTTTTCAGTTTCCCTGCAGCGCGGCATGATGAGCAGTGTGCGGATTGTCCTGGACGGACAGCGCGGCTATGCCACCGATATGGGTGAATCCGCCCTTGGCAACATCACCCGTATTGAAAATCTGGCGGAGCATATTGCCGGAGATTTGGAGGTTTCCCACGGTGAGCTTGCGGATTTGCACCGGCAGCTTGAGGCGGCGAAGCTGGAAAGCCAGAAGTTGTTCCCTAACGAGGAAAAGCTGGCGCAGCTCCAGAGGAAAAAGGTGGAGCTTGACCTTGCCTTGGAGTTTAAGGACAGTGCCGACGAGATTTTAGAGCCGGATGAGGATAGTACGGAGGCGCCGGAGGAGGAACCAAACGGCGAGGAAAGCACGGCCGTCAGGACGCAGCCACCATCCGCACGGCTCACCTTAGAGCAAAAGCTGTATCAGAAGCTGGCGGTATTCGCAGGCCCTATCCTTGACGGGGACGCTTACTATATGAAGCTGAAAAGCGACGGTTTTGAGGATTTGGTGCTGGAGGCCATCGGTAACGGTGAGTACAGCATTGCACATTATTACACGCAAAACGGTGACGCCATGCGCGACCCGGAAATCACCTTTACCATTGACAAACGGAATATGTCCATTCACCCTACATCGTTCTTACAGGACAATGTAGGGCTTTTTTATGAAACGGCACAGGCAAAGCCGTCTATGGTACAGGACTTAAAGGAGTTTATGTCGCAGTGGTTCACCAACATTGCGGGTCAGGGCTTTGAGCCGGAAAAGGTTTCGGTATACGCATCGGAAGATGAGGAGGAAAACGAATTTGACAGATAA
- a CDS encoding ParB N-terminal domain-containing protein: MATPKPKARFVDFQEMLSIEPQQGITSESDTAPAPVQGGITEMDFSIMESFPNHRFKLYEGQQLDDMVESIRQFGILLPIILWHTEDGRYIILSGHNRKNAAQLAGLTHGPVIIRENLTHEDAVLIVTETNLRQRSFSDMSHSERAYCLAQHYEAMKCQGKRNDLLAEIEMLLNPHDTSENETLAEPQHKLKSREKLGQDYGLSRDKVAKYIRISNLIDPLISRVDTEEIAFLAAYDLSFVEDTEKQQQIADLMESDSYKVDMKKAELFHSYYETGKLSDTAILQILSGEKTRKPKSSKPQPVKIKPAVISKYFTPQQTQKEIEETIDKALALYFEQQNQEVVMT, from the coding sequence ATGGCTACACCAAAACCGAAAGCCCGTTTTGTGGATTTTCAAGAAATGTTGAGCATTGAACCGCAGCAAGGAATTACCAGTGAAAGTGATACCGCCCCTGCTCCTGTGCAGGGCGGTATCACGGAAATGGATTTCAGTATTATGGAGTCCTTTCCAAATCACAGGTTCAAGCTCTATGAGGGTCAGCAGCTTGATGATATGGTGGAAAGCATCCGGCAATTTGGCATCCTGCTCCCGATAATCCTTTGGCATACCGAGGACGGGCGGTATATCATTCTCAGCGGACACAACCGTAAAAATGCCGCCCAGCTTGCGGGACTGACCCATGGCCCCGTTATCATCCGTGAAAACCTCACCCATGAGGACGCCGTTTTAATCGTTACGGAAACCAATCTTCGCCAGCGCTCTTTCTCTGACATGAGCCATTCGGAACGTGCCTACTGCCTTGCCCAGCATTATGAAGCTATGAAGTGTCAGGGTAAGCGAAATGACCTTTTAGCAGAGATTGAAATGCTCTTAAACCCGCATGATACCAGCGAAAATGAAACTTTGGCTGAACCTCAGCACAAGTTGAAAAGCAGAGAAAAACTTGGTCAGGATTATGGCCTTTCACGGGATAAGGTAGCAAAATACATCCGTATTTCAAACTTAATTGACCCTCTGATTTCACGGGTTGATACCGAAGAAATTGCTTTCCTTGCCGCCTATGATCTCTCCTTTGTAGAGGATACGGAAAAGCAACAGCAGATTGCCGACCTCATGGAGTCCGACAGCTATAAGGTGGACATGAAAAAAGCGGAGCTGTTCCATAGCTACTACGAAACCGGAAAACTGAGCGATACCGCTATTTTGCAAATCCTCTCCGGCGAGAAAACCCGCAAACCCAAAAGCAGTAAGCCGCAGCCCGTTAAAATCAAGCCTGCCGTGATTTCCAAGTATTTTACTCCACAGCAGACCCAAAAGGAAATTGAGGAAACCATTGATAAGGCACTGGCTTTATACTTTGAACAACAGAATCAGGAGGTGGTAATGACTTGA
- a CDS encoding ParA family protein translates to MAKIIAIINEKGGVGKTATATTLAYLLSKRGHRTALIDFDGQGHSSIISGVKNTNKLEVTINTLIRRLVEDEPLPAPDSYIFKTKCGVDLIPSNTQLFTLERNLCNVDFREHILTRYVDTIKDDYDYIIIDCMPQMGTPMINVMMCADSLIIPTQAELLSAQGLAELLKHYQLIQKNSNHRLRIEGILITMDSANTILSAQVNDMIQQGFADKVPIFKTRIPRSIKVAEAVLYHQTICEFVPENPAAIAYEQFVDELLSKEQGKTAERSV, encoded by the coding sequence ATGGCAAAAATTATTGCGATTATCAATGAAAAGGGTGGCGTGGGAAAAACAGCCACGGCAACCACGCTTGCCTATCTCCTGTCCAAGAGAGGACACCGTACCGCCCTGATTGACTTTGACGGTCAGGGACACTCAAGCATTATTTCCGGTGTGAAGAACACCAATAAGCTGGAGGTGACAATTAACACCCTGATACGCAGGCTGGTTGAGGACGAGCCATTGCCCGCGCCTGACAGCTACATATTCAAAACTAAGTGCGGGGTTGACTTGATTCCCTCCAACACGCAGCTTTTTACCCTTGAGCGAAATCTCTGCAATGTGGATTTCCGTGAACATATCCTGACACGATATGTTGATACCATCAAGGATGACTATGACTACATCATCATCGACTGTATGCCCCAAATGGGTACGCCAATGATTAACGTGATGATGTGTGCCGACAGCCTTATCATCCCGACGCAGGCGGAACTTTTGTCTGCGCAGGGGCTTGCGGAATTGCTGAAACATTATCAGCTCATTCAGAAAAACAGCAATCACCGCCTGCGTATTGAGGGTATCCTGATTACCATGGATTCCGCTAATACCATTCTTTCCGCACAGGTAAACGATATGATTCAGCAGGGCTTCGCTGATAAGGTTCCTATTTTCAAAACCCGCATTCCCCGTTCCATTAAGGTGGCGGAAGCCGTGCTGTACCATCAGACCATCTGTGAATTTGTGCCGGAAAATCCTGCTGCAATCGCCTATGAGCAATTCGTGGACGAACTTCTGTCCAAGGAGCAGGGCAAAACTGCGGAAAGGAGCGTATAA